The Tubulanus polymorphus chromosome 4, tnTubPoly1.2, whole genome shotgun sequence genomic interval TCTCGGCTCTGGACATTTTCACTTCGTTAGACGCCATGTTGGTTTTTCGATTTGACGTCATTAGAGGATTTCGGGAATTCCTCACATTTCAATCAACATCCTTCACTTTCGAAtgttaggttcgaatccttcaaTGAAGTAGACTTCACGcatgttatgtattaaaaatgACATCTGAAAATGTAAAGACTCTTCCCTACGGTTCACCCGAGAAAATTCAACGGTTGTTTAAACTTTTATTTGCCGGTGGTAAGATAATGCTTATTAGATTTCCCAGACGAATAATGAtgtattttcaaagttttatatTCCATTCCAtgattgatgaaaattattgtattccccaatttttcttccaatcaaaattaattttaatttattactgACTCTATGCTAAAAATGTTGATAACCTTTCTTTTAGGAATCGCTGGTATGTGCGCTAAAACTACGATAGCTCCACTAGACAGAATAAAAATACTTCTACAAGCTCATAATCAACATTATGATCGATATGGTGAGTTCTAGGTTATCCGGCCGGTAATCCGCCGCCGGGGCTTATGATATTGGCCTAGTTTTGTAAAAAGGATTAACTCTAATATTTAtttagataaactgaattaatggagAGTACTTTATAAAAGGATTTACTCCTAAGCCTTAATCAATCTTGATGAACTGAAACAGAAATTTACTCGATTTAGttgagttaaacctttttgtgacaCGCAGACACATAAAGCAGAGGGAAAGATTACAAGAATTGGAAACCATAATGATGTTCTAATTTTGTTTAAACTTGAAGGTGTTATTTCTGCATTGAGAAATGTCGTAAAGAGAGAAGGTCTAACTGGTTTATACCGAGGAAATGGAACTCAGATGGTGCGAATATTTCCTTATGCGGCTCTACAGTTTGTTTCTTAcgaaaattacaaaaaagTAAGAACATTtcgtttgaaaaaagaattttcagtgtttgAATGTAATAAGCATATTTCTCAGCATTATTCTTGTATGTTTCTTAGCATTATGTTTTAGATTGccctaattgaaaatgaatacagGATTTTCCAGATTTGATATCTTTGATTGACTGATCATTTCTTCTTGCAGATCTTGATGTCACAACTAAGAACATCTCATCCACACCTAGCTCAGTTAGTCGCTGGTTCTATGGCCGGTAAGGGAATTTTCCTTGCAGTAACACGCGTGCAGCAGCTTAATGTGATTATCTTCGTTTAGATATCATTAAAACATTTTCCAAACAAAACCTCGAAATCAGCTTGGGGATATACAGGATCTATACACAATACCAAGCATGTTTCAATGCTATCTATTCTTGTGATCATCCGTATAAATTCCGACAGAGATCAGGAAAACTTTTTAGTTAAAGAATTAACATTGCTTTGCATTTGGATTTTACTATTGCTAAATCGctactaaaaaaaaattcaaaaaaaatttaagGTACCGCCTTAAACATTTAATCATATTGTCACTTTGAAATGCCAGACGGTTTTTGATTGCCAAACTGGTAATGACTATTTGTAATTGGCAGTGAACAAGTTAGGCCTCTAATGataattgtttgtttcatttttgtaGGAATGACAGCAGTATTAGGAACGTATCCTTTAGATATGGTGCGAGCGAGGTTAGCATTTCAAGTGAGCGGCGAACAAGTTTACTCAGGGATAGCGGATGCATTTCAGAAAATCTGGAAAACCGAAGGAGGTTTACCGGCTCTTTACAGAGGAATTGTCCCGACTCTAATGGGGATGGTTCCGTACGGAGGTAATTAGGTGCAGccataaaagattttaacgtaatgtttctattattttctctTCTATCGATGATTTTATCCGTACCTGGTTCCCATTTATTGCTATGTAACTCATCATAATCGTTTTGCAGGATTCTCCTTCCTCGGGTTCGAAACGATGAAACAGATTTCGCTCGGTTATTTCCCGTTGATTCTCGGCAAACCGAATccgaaaaataaaaacgaacTCGTACTGAATATTCCGGCTCGCCTGCTGTGTGGAGGAATGGCTGGCGCGTTCGCGCAGACAATCTCGTGAGTACAACCTGAGTGCATGAATGAATTTATCTcacaaatatataaacataagcAGGAATACGAATAAtgttttgattaattacatttcaattgaaaatgtgcaTATTTGAGGAGGATGGAGGATTCCCCAAGCCGTGGGATCTGTACCTGGAGGGGGATGTCCTCTTTAAAGAAAGTAACAATTACGATTATGTAATATgataatatgataatcataattgTGACAAGATTAGAATAATGATGAGGATTGTAATGGATTGTTATAATCAAAGAggaaaaaagaataataaaacaataataaaaatgataataatgaaaaacataaatattgTGTATATAGTGTATGATGATGTACGAGAGAGAATGAAATGGCAAGTTTGTATACGGTGAACGTTTGTTATTTTACAGGTATCCTCTTGATGTTGCTCGTAGAATGATGCAACTGTCAGTTCTATTGCCTCGGTCGGACAGATTTAGGTAAGTTACAGTTACATTTAGCTATATTGTTATTAGACAATGGAATTCATCTTAAGAAAGCAACCATGGAATCTAGTTATAACGACCTCAGATATATTGATTCATCAACTAAtacaaacctagaattttgtccggaatgatttaattttcatgttGGAACAACAAACAATCACTTATAATGaccagattttctggtctcctgaagttcgttgtaacgaggttctgCCGTgagatattgatttttttgtgatcagtttttttattgaaattgcgGTCAAAGTTTCGCTATAGAATGAAGCAAAATCTCTCATTgtcaaatcatcaatttcagtAATTGGTTTCAAGTATTGAAAGACGTGTTTCGTGAACACGGAATCTCGCGAGGACTGTACCGAGGAATGAGTATCAATTATCTGCGAGTGTCGCCGATGATCGCTGTATCGTTCACGACGTACGAAACTATGAAACAATTTCTGAGTTTAGACACGGGAATCGACAGTTGACCGACGTGACTTACTGTAGACACGATGCGAGCGCGCGTTCAACTCTTTCAAAAAAAGCATGTTTGTGATATACGGGTACACAACGTCGAAACGGTCGTGACGAATGTGAAATTATCGAAACATTCCTCGCAGGTTTTTGGTAGTAGAAACTAATACTACGTGTATTTGCTACTTAATGTTGATCATGTCTGCACGTTGCTTTTGTCTCTGTATCTTTCGTAGATGAGAGAGCTCAACATCCGCAAATCCGCAGAGTAAAACttagtctactgtatttctctGGCTCATTCTCAGTATTTACTTGATTTACGAACAGTCAGTCTCATTGAGTGCCAATTGAAATTTTACGTCGATATTACCGCAAATCATAGTCATAAGTGAACTAGtgaatgatttgaatattctGTTAGTTCTAGGGAATAGGGTTAGGGGTACATTTTAAGCCTATGCCAAATagttatttgaaattgattgtcatATGTTTGAAGTAAAAAAAGGTCGATGCATCTATTAGTTTTAACATTGGTCTTCCATACATAACCTTCCATACTTTTTGGTATAGTGGACCCcattaaattgaaataattttgaacttcATCCGGTTTATGAGAAATTCTGATTTTATCAATATTGCAAAGTAGTTTCATTTTGTCTGGcggtttttgttttattgatggATGCGTTGTTTTACGGTGTGCAATATACTGTCTCCCTTTATGTTCGATATGTTCAATAACTAATAGTTTTTTATTCGTAGGAAAAAATCAGTGTGAAATTAATGAGTATTAATTAAGAATACGATAatgttttaattgatcatgatgtcatgaataaaaccaattttcagaaaaagaaACGTTATTTCTGTTGCTTCGTTTTCATTTGAAAGTTGTAATTTCCTGAGGTTTGTAGGGGCCTCCGTTGCTTTATCCTATATTAACCTCTGAATCCTAAGATTGATTCTCTTTGAAAACTGAAGGGGGATGGACACTTGTAGGGAATATGTTGAAAGTTTCATCCAGAGTTTGGTTGAATTTGTCTAACAGACGTTTTGGACAAACAACACGCCCAAAACAGTTTTCGGGCAGGGTGTTTTCAAAGGTATATGCATTTTTTCAAGTTTCATCTCCACTGTGGCCACTTACATGGAAAACCCAGGGGATCAGAGGGATCTAGAAAAAATTAGGGAAAATTgcaaaaaacctggaaaatctCAGGAAATTTGGATATTCTATTGACCACGTGTTTCTTTTTATCAGtacatgattcaatgaaaaatcaatgaattgtaacattgtTAACCTAAAATTCCTTTGGAAACTCAGGGAATTAGTTAATTGGCGGATAGTGCTACTCTGATCTCTCGACCACGCAGAAAATCCTACTACAAAGATGACTTAAAGCCTGTACAATATAGGAATATTAACATATTTCCGTCTCTTTTTATAGTGGATTTTCTGCATATATATTCGTCTTCGGAAATTGTGTATTATCTCGACAATTCCGTCCTGCAGTTGAATTTGTCTAACAGTCGTTTCTGGGCAATAAAGCATCCGAACAGTTCATAAAACAGTTTGTCGGAcggggtccagtttcacaaaacggAGGATTAACCCCTAACCAATTTAAGTTAAACTGAATAAATGAAGATTTCTATTCGATTTAGAAgttaaacgtttttttttgtgaaactggctcCGGGGAGTTAAGGATATGCgatggaaaaaaaataaaatccattcaaccTGGTTGCTGGGTGAGTGTTAAATAATCCGAAAACATAAGATAAacgggcccggttttatagacaggTATTAACTTTTAACCCTGGggctaaatcaattgaaaatgcattgagttaacccccatGTTAAAGATACCAGGGTACGTTTGCATCGcatgatatttatttacaaaccACTCGTTTTTTAGCTACAGAACCAGCAGTAACAAGTAATATGGGCACTAACAAGGTCAAGGGTTTTTTCCACTGAAAATCAATTATGGATGCCAAACAAACTGTGTAAACTTACCAGAAACTAATTACTTaacaaaaaaaggaaaatttaATATCAGAAAAAACGATTATAACCCTTGAACACGATATTGTTTATACAGTAGCATGACGACACAACCACAATCTCGTTTAGAgatcaatatcaaaaataatgcAGCTACGTGGAAATAGTTGAATGGTTTATGAATAATCAAGATGCCAGTGCCTTTTGCCGGGTAGAGATTGAAATAAGCAACTCCCAATAGACCATTGACTATTAAAACTGAACCAAAAACCGTGGAATCTGGCCTCCGAGTTAGACTCTAATCACTGTTAAACGTTTTTCACTGTCAAATCAAACGTAAGGAGACCTAGGGTAACCTATGTTAAGCCATGCAGGACGAATCATTTAATGCATCACACGGATTAATACTTCAACTAACTTCGAATAAGATGAGAAATATTTGACATATTTGTTCAAGATGATATATGGAATAACAAACTgtagttttttcaattttgtgcGTGGACGTCTTAAATGGACAGCCGCAGTGAGTTCGCCTCCGACTCGATCGTCTGCACCGTCGAATCCCATAGTTGACTCGTGTTGTTCGGCATAAAAACCAGTATAGCGggatttagatttaaaataatttccaatttattttagttaaaagCAGCAACCCGACCATTGCAGTTACTGTAAAAGTACAAAATATGAAAGCGCCGTCGTAATATTTGCAGCGGAATAATGTTtggtatatatttacaaacgTAGTTGCACGATAGCCCATCGAAACGTGACAGCCGATGAGGTATAAAGTTCGAATCCTTGGATCGGTTGCACATCAGTTATGACTTAGATTTAATTAAgacagtctaagaccatcttaggtCTCTAGCCAATCTAGCAGCTTAAGACTATACAGGCACTTTTGGACTTGAATGTGCAACTGCGGGTTCTGGTGGGTGACTTCCCTG includes:
- the LOC141904016 gene encoding solute carrier family 25 member 16-like; this translates as MTSENVKTLPYGSPEKIQRLFKLLFAGGIAGMCAKTTIAPLDRIKILLQAHNQHYDRYGVISALRNVVKREGLTGLYRGNGTQMVRIFPYAALQFVSYENYKKILMSQLRTSHPHLAQLVAGSMAGMTAVLGTYPLDMVRARLAFQVSGEQVYSGIADAFQKIWKTEGGLPALYRGIVPTLMGMVPYGGFSFLGFETMKQISLGYFPLILGKPNPKNKNELVLNIPARLLCGGMAGAFAQTISYPLDVARRMMQLSVLLPRSDRFSNWFQVLKDVFREHGISRGLYRGMSINYLRVSPMIAVSFTTYETMKQFLSLDTGIDS